ATAAACTGATTTCCTAATGGCGGCACCACAATCTTAAATGCTTGCGGTAGCACAATGTAACGCATTGTTTGACTATAAGTCAGTCCTTGCGAAAGTCCTGCTTCTGTCTGTCCTTTTGGCACAGTTTGAATTCCAGAACGCACTGTTTCTGCGATAAAAGCTGATGTATAAATAATTAGACCGATAGTTCCAGCTTGAAATCCGTCAATTTGCACCCAGTATAAAGGAACTACAACAAAGAAAAACATTGCAATAATTAATAAGGGAATGTTACGGAAAAATTCAACATACGCCTGTGCCAAAAACTTTATTAACCGGTTACTAGACAATTGTAAAATTGCCATTAATGTACCAATAATTAAGCTAAAGAAAAGGGCAATTATACTGGAATAGATTGTAAATTTGAACCCTTCAAAAAACATACCACTGTATTCTTGAAATAATGTCAGCATAACTGGCCTCCTTTATTTTACTTTCCCAGTATTATCATTTGGGAACCATTTATTATATATTTCATCATACGTACCATCTTGGTGCATTTCATCTAAGGCTTTATTTACTTCTTTTAAAAAGTTATCTTGCCCTTTATTAATGGCAATACCATATGGCTCTTGTGTAAACGTACTTCCGGTCAATTTATAGTTTTTATTCTCTGAAGCCATTCCTAATAAAATTGCATTATCAGTCGTCATAGCATCTCCTTGGCCAGACTGTAAAGCAGTAAAAGCTTCAGCATAATTTTCCAACTCTAAAATCTTAGCATCTGGTGCATGTTGCCGAATATTGACTGCAGAAGTTGATCCTTTAACGGCCAGAACAGTATCATTTCCTGTTAAACTATCAACATCGGTAATTTTACTATCCTTTGGTACTAACAGTGACTGACCAGCATCAAAATAAACTTGTGAAAAATTCACTTGTTTTTTTCTCTCTTCTGTAATGGTCATAGTCGCAATTATGGCATCGATATTTCCGTTTTTTAACAATGGAATTCGCGTCTTAGAAGTTACTTCAACAAAAATTGCATTCCCATCACGACCAAGAATTTTTTCTGTAATGGCCCGCGCAATATCAATATCAAAACCTTTTACATCATTAGTTGTGACATCCATCATGCCAAACAAACGGGTATCGTATTTTACGCCCCAAATGATTTGATTGTTTTCTTTACTAACTTTTGAAATATCTTGGTCTGCAACGCTTTTACCACAACCACTTAGTAAAAACAGCACCGTTGCAAAACCAAATACAAATGAAAAGATTTTTTTCATTCACTTTCCTCCGATCCTTACAATTGCAAAACAAAGCCAAGAACAAGCTTAATGATTATTACTTTCTTAATGATTAATTACTTTACTAATAAATTGTTTTGCCCGATCTGTCTGTGGATTGTTAAAGAAATTCTCCACATCCCGACTTTCTTCTACCACTTCTCCGTCAGCCATAAAGACAACACGGTCAGCCACCTCTTTGGCAAAACCCATTTCATGAGTAACTACAATCATGGACATACCGTCTTTGGCAATCTTTTTCATTACGTTTAAAACATCTCCAATCATTTCAGGATCTAATGCTGAAGTTGGTTCATCAAACAAAAGCATTTGTGGTTGCATCGCTAGACCGCGAGCAATAGCAACCCGTTGTTGTTGACCGCCAGATAGCATAGAAGGATAAGAATCTTTTTTGTCTAGCATGCCTACACGATCTAACAAACGCTCTGCTAAAGCAATTGCATCCTGTTCATTTTGTTTCAAAACTTTAATTGGAGCCAATGTAATATTTTCTAACACTGTTTTATTAGGATATAAGTTAAAGTGCTGAAACACCATCCCAATGTTTTTTCTAATCTCCGTTAATTTGATATTTTTACTGTAAAGATCCTGATCATTAATTAATAAATGACCGGAAGAAATGCTTTCCAAACCATTGATACAGCGTAACATCGTACTTTTACCGGATCCAGACGGTCCGATTACTACGACTACTTCCCCTTTTTCGAAATTTAAATTAATATTTTTTAGCGCATGGAATTTACCGTAGTATTTTTCTACGTTTTGAAATTCGATCATAGACATTGGCGTCACTCCTGTTTTAAGTTTAAAATTTATTGATCTTTTAGTTTAAGTAGTATTATAAGCAAATTAAAAAACGTTTGTAAAGTTTTTTTGCAAAAAAAAATAGAATTGACTAATTTTTCTGACAATAATATTAACGTAACTTGGCAGTTTTTTTAACATCAAAATGTTACTTGTGTGCGCTTTCTAAGATAAAGACTCTATTCGTTTGACCGCTCCTCATTTTCCCAGTTTTAAGCATCAATTTCCAGTTATTTGCTTTTTTGTCAGTTGCCGGAAAGTTTAAAAAAAGGTACACTGACATATGTGAGAATAGAAATTAGAAAAAGGTGACGATTTTTGAAAAATACCATTTTAACAGGGGATCGCCCCACAGGACGACTACATTTAGGTCATTATGTCGGTTCGCTAAAAAAAAGAGTAGAAATGCAGGCAGATTCAAATAATGACCTTTACATTATGATTGCAGACATGCAAGCCTTAACGGATAACGCTAAAAATCCGGAAAAAGTATCTTCTAATGTTTTAGAAGTTGCCCTGGATTATTTGGCAGTTGGCTTAAATCCAAATAAATCAACCCTCTTTATTCAATCGCAAATCCCACAATTGGCAGAATTGACGATGTACTTTTTAAATCTCGTTTCAGTCGGTCGCGTTCGCCGCAATCCAACTGTTAAAAGCGAAATTGAACAAAAAAACTTTGGAGAAGGTGTGCCAACAGGATTTTTCATTTACCCAGTTTCTCAAGCAGCTGACATTACGGCTTTTAAAGCGAATCTGGTTCCTGTTGGAGAAGATCAAAAACCCATGTTGGAGCAAACACAAGAAATTGTCCACAGCTTTAACAATACGTATCGTCCTGTTTTAGTTGAACCAAAAGCAGTGTTACCACCCAAAGGAATGGGACGTTTACCAGGAATTGACGGGAATGGTAAAATGAGTAAATCTTTAGGTAACGGTATTTATATCGCAGATTCTGCTGATGTAGTCAAAAAAAAGGTCATGAGTATGTATACAGATCCTAATCACATTCACGTGGAAGATCCTGGCCAAGTTGAAGGGAACATGGTTTTTACTTATTTAGATGTCTTTGGTACAGATAAAAAGTACATTACTGAATTAAAGGAACACTATCGTCATGGAGGGTTAGGCGATGTTAAAATCAAACGCTATTTGATTGATGTTTTGGAAGCTGAATTTGCCCCAATCCGCACCCGTCGTGAAGAATTGGCAAAAGATCCTTCTGCGATTATGGAAATTTTAAATAAAGGTTCTAAACAAGCAGAAGCAGTTGCCGCCCAAACACTGGCTGAAGTAAAAAAAGCTATGGGCATCGCTTATTTTAATTAACATAAAATTTAACTTGTAAGCTGTACTTTTTGTCACGCAGAAATATCTTCTCTGGTCAAAAAGTATGGCTTTTTTTCTTTAGCAATCTCAAATTTAATTTTGCTGTGTTTTCAAAGACAAATCAGTTGTCAAATGTCTTTAGTGAGATTAAATTAAAGCAGTAAAGATTACGAGGTGATAAAATTGAAGGATACAGATTATCCCTTGCATGAACGCTTAACTATTGGAGTTTTTTTGGCCGCATCAACTGGCGGATTAGACGCCTACACCTATCTTTTTCATGGTGAAGTTTTTGCTGGTTTGCAAACTGGGAATTTTATTTTGCTTGGTTTAAATTTGGGATGTGGCAATTTTAGGACTGCACTTCGATTTATCATACCAATTGGTGCCTTTTTTATCGGTAGTGTTGCCACGCGTTTTTTACAGCGTCAGCTAACAGATGAACCTTATTTGCGCAGACGAAAAAAAATAGTGTTGACCATTGAAATTTCTTTGATGCTAACAACTGCTCTTTTATCCCCTTACATTTCCCATAAACTAGCAAGTGCACTACTGTCTTTTGTCGCAGCAGCCCAGTTACAAGAATTTCGCAAGTTCCATGGTGAACCCTTTACCTCTTTAATGATGACAGGAAACTTACGTACTTTAGGAGAAAAGGCGTGGGATGCTTTTGTTCACTACGACATAAAAGCACGAACTAAATTTACAGACACTGCTATTGTTATTTTAAGTTTTATTTTCGGTGCGGTACTAACAAGTTTTTTTGGTAATATTTTTCATACAGCAACAATTGTTCTATCCGCGGTTTTTTTGACAATTTCTCTGTTTATCCTCCATACAAAAAAGAATTAATATACCCTTACTTAATTTTATCTAACGAATGAAAGCAAGTGTAATTTTTAGAAATTAAAAGCCATTGCTCGTAATAGCAGCAATGGCTTTTAGTTTTTAAAGATAAGTAATCATTTCTTTAATTTACTGCAATTTTCGGACTAAATTAACGTAATTCTGCGGCTAACTTCTCAGTCAAGTTTTTCGTAACTTTTTCCATCGCTTTGTTAATTTCTTCATCCGTTAAAGTTGCTTCTGTGTTTACAAAAGTTAAGCTATAAGCTAATGATTTATACCCCTCTTTAATATTGGTGCCTTGATAAACATCAAATAATGTAACTTCCTCTAAAAACTTACCTGCAGCTGTCTTAATCGCCGCCACAACGTCTTGGTTAGCAATTGCTTCTTTTACTACCATCGCAATATCACGAGTGACTGTCGGGAATTTAGAAATTGGTTGATAAACAAGTGGTGCCTTTTCAGCAGCTAACAACGCAACTAAATTCAACTCAGCTACAAAGGTTGCCCCAATATCATATGTTTTGGCAACTGTCGGGTGTATTTGACCAACAAAGCCAATCTTCTCTGAACCAAGGTAAATTTCAGCAGTTTGGCCTGGATGCATTTCTTTCATCGCTGTAGTTTTTTCAAAGGAAACGTCTTTGACTCCAAAAGTAGCGAGTAATGTTTCGACAATTCCTTTTGCTAAAAAGAAATCAACTTTCTCCCCAGATTTATGCCAATCTTTTGTTTGCCACAAACCAGATAATGCAAAGGCAACGTGATTTTCTTCTACCGGCAAATTTTTCAATGGATCGGTATCTTGATAAAAAACACGTCCAATTTCATATAACGCAATCCGTTCATTCTTACGCGCAACATTGTAGGCAACATCATCTAACAAGCCACTAATTAAGTTCATTCGTAGAACAGCACGGTCTTCGGTCATGGGCCAATCTAAACGGGTAATATTACTTTGACGCATCATAAATTGACGTGATTTTTCTTCTGTTGTCAAGGCATAACTAATCGCCTCTGTTACACCAGCACCTTCTAAAACGTTGCGTACTTCTCGCGTTTTTAATTGTTCTTTAGTTAAAGCTCCAGCGACAGTCTGTCCACTTGGCAAGGTACTTGGAATTTTATCGTAGCCATAAATCCGTGCGACTTCTTCAATGATATCTGCCTCAATGTGAATATCCCAACGTCGTGGCGGAATTGTCACAGTAAAACGTTCATCACTTTCTATATAAGAGAATTGTAATGCGTCAAAAACTTCGCCAACTTCTGGAACACTTAGATTCGTTCCTAATGCACGATTAATTTTTGCCAAGCTAATTTCTACTACTGCGTCTTTTACTGGTATTGTTGAACCAATAACACTGCCATTTAAAACTGTTCCTCCAGCAAGTTTAGCTATTAATGCAGCCGCTGCGTCACATGCTTTAGTGATATCCCCTTTGTTAATTCCTTTTTCAAAACGAGCAGAAGATTCACTGCGTAAATTAAACTGTTTTGATGTTAGGCGAATTGACAATGGATCAAACAAAGCAGCTTCTAGTGCTACTGTGGTAGTCTCTGCTGTAATTTCAGAATCTAAACCACCCATTACTCCCGCTAAAGCTACTGGTTTTGTTCCGTTTGTAATCACAATATTTTCTTGGGTTAACTTTCGTTTTTCACCATCTAAAGTAACAAGAGTTTCTTCTTCATTAGCGCGACGAACCAAAATTTCTTGACTACCTAATTTAGCATAGTCAAAAGCATGCAAGGGTTGCCCGAATAATAATAAAATGTAGTTGGTAACATCAACAACATTATTAATTGGCCGAATACCTTCATTCATCAAGCGATTTTGCAACCATTGTGGAGATGGTGCTATTTTCACATTTTCAATAATCCGAATTTGATAAGCTGGTGCATCCTTTTCATCGGTGACGCGAACTTTTATTTTGTCACTTGCAGCAGTATTACTTTCAACTAAATCTTCATTTTCAAATTGAGGTTTTTGATTATAAATAGCCCCCACTTCATAGGCTACTCCTCGCATGGATAAAGCATCTGCGCGATTTGGCGTAATAGATAATTCAATGATGCTATCATCTAAATCCAAATATGGAAAAACCGATTCTCCTACAACAGCATCTTGCGGCAGATAATAAATACCATCTGCAAATTCTTTAGGAATTACATTTTCAGAAATTCCTAGTTCTTGTAAAGAACAAATCATCCCATTTGAAACTTCGCCACGCATTTTCCCTTTTTTGATTTTCACATTGCCGTCAATTCGGGCCCCTGGTAGTGCAACAATCACTTTAATTCCTTCTTTGACATTTGGTGCCCCACAAACAATTTGAGACAACTCTTCTTCACCAATGTCCACCTGACAAATAGACAAGTGATCTGAATTAGGATGAGGAATGCATTTTTCTACTTTTCCTACGACAATTTTCTTTAATCCTTCTGCTGGGACCTCAATACCTTCTACTTCAATGCCGGTTACAGACATTTTATCTCCTAATTCTTTGGGAGAAATTTGAGAAAGGTCTAAATATTCATTTAACCATTTATAAGAAACTAACATAAATTTTTACTCTCCTTTGAATTGACTTAAAAACCGCAAATCATTTTGATAGAAGTTCCGAATATCATTAACGCCATAACGTAACATTGCCACGCGGTCTGGTCCAATCCCAAAAGCAAAGCCCGAATATTCTTCTGGATCAATTCCAGACATTTTCAAGACATTAGGATGCACCATACCTGCACCTAGAATTTCAATCCAGCCAGTGTATTTGCACACATTACAGCCAGCACCGTCGCATTTAAAACAGCTAACATCTACTTCAACAGAAGGTTCTGTAAAAGGAAAATAACTTGGGCGTAAACGTATTTTGCGATCTTCCCCAAACATTTTTTGCATCATTACTTCCAAAGTACCTTTTAAATCCCCCATCGTCACATGTTTATCAACAACTAAACCTTCAATTTGATGAAATTGATGACTGTGAGTAGCATCATCAGTATCGCGACGGAAAACTTTTCCCGGTGAAATCATGCGCAATGGACCTTTTGAAAAATCATGTTTTTCCATTGTTCGAGCTTGAACAGGGGAAGTGTGGGTCCTAATTAAAATATCTTCAGAAATATAAAATGTATCTTGCATATCTCGGGCAGGATGTTCTTTTGGTAAATTCATTCGTTCAAAGTTATAGTGATCACTTTCAACTTCATAACCTTCTACAACTTGATAGCCCATACCAATAAAGATGTCTTCAATCTCTTCCATAATTTGTGTTAAAACATGGCGGTTTCCTTTTTGAACTTGTTGACCTGGTAATGTTACATCAATACTTTCTTTTGCCAAAGCAACAGTCAAGGCTTCATCTTCCAATAATTGTTTACGTGCTTCAATGGCTTGGGTTAGTTCGTCACGAATTTCATTTGCAAAACTACCAACTTTTGGACGTTCTTCTATTGATAAATCTTTCATTCCGCGTAAAACTTCTGTAATTGGACCTTTTTTGCCCAATGTTTCTACTCGGATTTGATTTAACGCCTGTAAATCACTGACGTTATCAATTTTTTCCAAGGTTTCATTTTTCAATGATTCCAGTTTGGCTTGTAAAGACATGCTTGTTCCTCCTTAATTAAAAAGTTCAACTATTTTTACATTGATAAATTTTATAGTTACAAATGTGATTGTTGAACTTTTGGCTTTAACAATAAAAAAAGACCTCATTCCTTAAAGGAACGAGGTCTCGCGATACCATCCTAATTCGTCAAAAAATGACGCACTTAATTTTAATAACGATTGCTAGACAACCGGCTTAGCTCTCACTAAGCAAGCTAGGAAGTGAATTTCATTTTTCGATTGCGGTCCCTGCTTTCAGTCAGCGACAGGTATCCCTTTTTCCGAATCAGCCAAATTACTTGTTTCCATCATTGCTTTTTATCCAATTGCATATAGTGTACAAAACTTTTGGCTGAAAATCAACTGCATTCGGAAGTATCGATCCATTTATTGCCCCAATCCTTAACAGCAATCAAACTTGTTTCTAGATCGCGGCCTTTTGCTGTCAACTGATACAAATTATCTTCTTTGACTACAATACCTTCAGCATCTAGTTCCCGCAAGCGTTCCACTAATACACGATCGCTTACTTCTGGAATTTTATTTGCTAAATCAACAAAACGCTGGGACCCATCTTCTAATAACACATCGAGAATCAAACCGTTCCATTTTTTCCCCAAAATTGAAAAAGCTTTTTCAAATTTCGGACATAAACAAAATTCTGTTTCCACAACTTGTTCCATCTTCGGTCACCTCTTTTGACACATTATAGCACGCTTCTTACATTTTGTAAGCACAAAAGATTACAAAAGTGAGATTATTTTACGTCCCTTTAAAAAAACCAAATAAGCTTCAGTAACAGGACAATCATAAGTTTCCATCAAAGCTTTGCGATAAAGATTAATTTGTCCTTGATAACGTTTTACCAACTGTTCTTTATTTCCTTCCCAAAGATGATCTGTTTTAAAATCATAAAGCAAAATTTCATCAGTTAAAATATAACCATCAATAATACCATGAATCAATAATTCATCATCTTTATTATCATAATCATTAAAAATTGCCGTTGTTTTTTGCAGCATCGCAAAAGGTTCTTCACGATGCAACTTTTCATGCTGCGCAATCAACTTTTGACCAAGGGGAGTTTCAAAAAACCAAAGAATGTCTGGCACACTTACTTCTCCTGCAAGCTCTGTCGTTAATATCTTCTCAGCTACAAGTTTTGCAATAAATTGTTCTAATTTAGCTTCAGTAGGGGCTTCTTTTAAATCTAAAAGTTGTAAAACCGTATGTGTGGCTGTTCCGACACTGGCAGCATCCGTTTTGGTTTCTGATATAAACCTTGGTGTTGTCAAGTTTTCAGCTGTATAACGATTGATAGTAGTTTGTTTTTCCAGGTTGCTTTGCCAGTCCAAACGATTTTCTTGTGTATTATCAGGATCTTCGAAAACTCGCTTAATCTCTGTTACAGATTGATAACTAGTTGTCTGTGTTGCTTTTTCATAGGGATAAATAAAATCCAGACGTTCTTTGACCACTGTTAAATCTGGCTCCATACTTTCTTTACTTGTCTGCTCTAACGGAGAAAGTACACTACCTGCATAATTTTCCCGCCAATTTTTAACCTCTTCTTGATTAAACCAGTGAATTGTAAAATGAGCTGGACTGTTTACTGTGTAGCTGCGATCTTTTGCTTCACTAAAAACAGCTTCCATATCTGGATGTCGCATCAAAGTCATGCCCACCCAATTCAGTAAAACATGACTCCCTTTTAAGCGTAAAGCCGGATTTAACACACGTTTTTCCTGCGTTAGGGCCATTTGCCAAGACTGTAAAGCTGTTTCTTTATTTTCATAAGAACCAACTAAGTACAGCTTTTGTTCAGCCCGGGTTACAGCGACATAAAGTTTTCGCATTTCTTCTGAAAATGCTTTATTTAAACGGACTTGCTTAATTCCTTGATAAGGCATAGTTTCATAACTTACTTGTCTTTGTTGGTCAACATATTTAATTCCTGCCCCCAACTGCTCTTCAAAAATATAATTGCGGTTAAAATCTAAGCGATTAATATCGCGTGCCATATCTAATAAAAAGACAATCGGAAACTCTAACCCCTTACTGCCATGGATTGTCATGACCCGAACGGCATTTTCTACTGATTTTGTCGCAGGTTCTGCCAAGTCCAAATCTTTTTCTTGCATTTTCTCAATTAAACTAATGAATTGATATAAGCCCCGAAAATTACTTTTCTCGTAGTTTTTCGCTCGTTCTACTAAAGCAATTAAATTTGCATGACGCTGAATACCATTTGGTAAACCTAAACAATAATCTAAATAAGCTGACTCCTCATAAAGGCGCCAGATTAAATCTGGTAAAGCGTTTCGTTTTGAAAAAGCGCGCCAACTTTTTAGCTGAGTTAAAAAGACTTTGATTTTTTCTTTCAATTGTTCTTTTTCACCATAATTGCCATAAGCAATTAAAGCTTCATAGTAAAAGCCATTTTTATTTTGCAAACGAATTTGTGCTAACTCATCTTCTAATAGCCCCACAATTGGCGAACGAAGTACAGAAGCCAGTGGAATATCATTATAAGGATTATCAATAATTTTTAATAAACTAATGATTGTTTGAATTTCGGTAGTTTGAAAATAACTTTCTGCATCGGTAATTTCCAAAGGGATCCCCAAATCATAAAAAGTATCAACAATAACTTGATTGTTTCCCTTAGTTGGCGTAAGTAATACAATATCTCCGTATTCCAATGGACGCATCTTTTTTTTGTCTTTATCATAAATTTTAAAGGATTGAAAGATTAATTCTTTTATTTTTAGAGCAGTTAGTTGAATTTCACCAGCTTGGCGTGTCTCAAAATGCTTAACAGCATCTTTTGTCCCTTTTTCAAATAAGAGTAATTCTGTGTGAAATGCATCGCTTGCGGGAAAATTAGGAAAGCCTGGAGTCAGTGCTGCCGCTTCATCATAATTAATTTGACCTACTTGTTCATCCATTAATTGTTCAAAAACCAAATTGGTGAAATCCAAGACTTCTTTACGCGACCGGAAATTTTCTGCTAGGACAATTCTACGCCCATTTTTTTCATCGCCATAATCATTATATTTTTCAATAAATAAGGTGGGGTCTGCCAAACGAAAAGCATAGATCGATTGCTTAACGTCACCTACCATAAACATATTGCCAGCATTTTCTGTATTGTCTCGCACATAACTTAAAATTGCTTCTTGCAAACGATTGATATCTTGATATTCATCCACCATTACTTCAGAAAACTTAGCTTTGTAATAAGCTGTTGCAGGACTATCTACAACTTGTAAAATTGCCAATGTGTAATGTTCTAAATCATTAAAGTCTAATACGCCTTTGGCCAATTTTTTTTGTGTATAAGCGCGGCTAAAGGCTTTTGTCACCTCACTCATTTTTAATACCAATTCATAAGATTT
The genomic region above belongs to Enterococcus saigonensis and contains:
- a CDS encoding amino acid ABC transporter permease, with translation MLTLFQEYSGMFFEGFKFTIYSSIIALFFSLIIGTLMAILQLSSNRLIKFLAQAYVEFFRNIPLLIIAMFFFVVVPLYWVQIDGFQAGTIGLIIYTSAFIAETVRSGIQTVPKGQTEAGLSQGLTYSQTMRYIVLPQAFKIVVPPLGNQFINLVKNSSVLAMVAGLDLMYQGDLIASTTFNTFDTYIIVALFYLVLTLPLSYLMNHLEKKWAITG
- a CDS encoding transporter substrate-binding domain-containing protein; this encodes MKKIFSFVFGFATVLFLLSGCGKSVADQDISKVSKENNQIIWGVKYDTRLFGMMDVTTNDVKGFDIDIARAITEKILGRDGNAIFVEVTSKTRIPLLKNGNIDAIIATMTITEERKKQVNFSQVYFDAGQSLLVPKDSKITDVDSLTGNDTVLAVKGSTSAVNIRQHAPDAKILELENYAEAFTALQSGQGDAMTTDNAILLGMASENKNYKLTGSTFTQEPYGIAINKGQDNFLKEVNKALDEMHQDGTYDEIYNKWFPNDNTGKVK
- a CDS encoding amino acid ABC transporter ATP-binding protein, yielding MSMIEFQNVEKYYGKFHALKNINLNFEKGEVVVVIGPSGSGKSTMLRCINGLESISSGHLLINDQDLYSKNIKLTEIRKNIGMVFQHFNLYPNKTVLENITLAPIKVLKQNEQDAIALAERLLDRVGMLDKKDSYPSMLSGGQQQRVAIARGLAMQPQMLLFDEPTSALDPEMIGDVLNVMKKIAKDGMSMIVVTHEMGFAKEVADRVVFMADGEVVEESRDVENFFNNPQTDRAKQFISKVINH
- the trpS gene encoding tryptophan--tRNA ligase, which codes for MKNTILTGDRPTGRLHLGHYVGSLKKRVEMQADSNNDLYIMIADMQALTDNAKNPEKVSSNVLEVALDYLAVGLNPNKSTLFIQSQIPQLAELTMYFLNLVSVGRVRRNPTVKSEIEQKNFGEGVPTGFFIYPVSQAADITAFKANLVPVGEDQKPMLEQTQEIVHSFNNTYRPVLVEPKAVLPPKGMGRLPGIDGNGKMSKSLGNGIYIADSADVVKKKVMSMYTDPNHIHVEDPGQVEGNMVFTYLDVFGTDKKYITELKEHYRHGGLGDVKIKRYLIDVLEAEFAPIRTRREELAKDPSAIMEILNKGSKQAEAVAAQTLAEVKKAMGIAYFN
- a CDS encoding YoaK family protein, giving the protein MKDTDYPLHERLTIGVFLAASTGGLDAYTYLFHGEVFAGLQTGNFILLGLNLGCGNFRTALRFIIPIGAFFIGSVATRFLQRQLTDEPYLRRRKKIVLTIEISLMLTTALLSPYISHKLASALLSFVAAAQLQEFRKFHGEPFTSLMMTGNLRTLGEKAWDAFVHYDIKARTKFTDTAIVILSFIFGAVLTSFFGNIFHTATIVLSAVFLTISLFILHTKKN
- the pheT gene encoding phenylalanine--tRNA ligase subunit beta, coding for MLVSYKWLNEYLDLSQISPKELGDKMSVTGIEVEGIEVPAEGLKKIVVGKVEKCIPHPNSDHLSICQVDIGEEELSQIVCGAPNVKEGIKVIVALPGARIDGNVKIKKGKMRGEVSNGMICSLQELGISENVIPKEFADGIYYLPQDAVVGESVFPYLDLDDSIIELSITPNRADALSMRGVAYEVGAIYNQKPQFENEDLVESNTAASDKIKVRVTDEKDAPAYQIRIIENVKIAPSPQWLQNRLMNEGIRPINNVVDVTNYILLLFGQPLHAFDYAKLGSQEILVRRANEEETLVTLDGEKRKLTQENIVITNGTKPVALAGVMGGLDSEITAETTTVALEAALFDPLSIRLTSKQFNLRSESSARFEKGINKGDITKACDAAAALIAKLAGGTVLNGSVIGSTIPVKDAVVEISLAKINRALGTNLSVPEVGEVFDALQFSYIESDERFTVTIPPRRWDIHIEADIIEEVARIYGYDKIPSTLPSGQTVAGALTKEQLKTREVRNVLEGAGVTEAISYALTTEEKSRQFMMRQSNITRLDWPMTEDRAVLRMNLISGLLDDVAYNVARKNERIALYEIGRVFYQDTDPLKNLPVEENHVAFALSGLWQTKDWHKSGEKVDFFLAKGIVETLLATFGVKDVSFEKTTAMKEMHPGQTAEIYLGSEKIGFVGQIHPTVAKTYDIGATFVAELNLVALLAAEKAPLVYQPISKFPTVTRDIAMVVKEAIANQDVVAAIKTAAGKFLEEVTLFDVYQGTNIKEGYKSLAYSLTFVNTEATLTDEEINKAMEKVTKNLTEKLAAELR
- the pheS gene encoding phenylalanine--tRNA ligase subunit alpha, producing the protein MSLQAKLESLKNETLEKIDNVSDLQALNQIRVETLGKKGPITEVLRGMKDLSIEERPKVGSFANEIRDELTQAIEARKQLLEDEALTVALAKESIDVTLPGQQVQKGNRHVLTQIMEEIEDIFIGMGYQVVEGYEVESDHYNFERMNLPKEHPARDMQDTFYISEDILIRTHTSPVQARTMEKHDFSKGPLRMISPGKVFRRDTDDATHSHQFHQIEGLVVDKHVTMGDLKGTLEVMMQKMFGEDRKIRLRPSYFPFTEPSVEVDVSCFKCDGAGCNVCKYTGWIEILGAGMVHPNVLKMSGIDPEEYSGFAFGIGPDRVAMLRYGVNDIRNFYQNDLRFLSQFKGE
- a CDS encoding winged helix-turn-helix transcriptional regulator, giving the protein MEQVVETEFCLCPKFEKAFSILGKKWNGLILDVLLEDGSQRFVDLANKIPEVSDRVLVERLRELDAEGIVVKEDNLYQLTAKGRDLETSLIAVKDWGNKWIDTSECS
- the addA gene encoding helicase-exonuclease AddAB subunit AddA, with the translated sequence MPRTNSVIPVRPENERFTDRQWQAVFDGGDNLLVSASAGSGKTTVLVRRVIEKLKSGADIDRLLIVTFTEAAASEMKERIEKALRQSINQENNNQLRAHYVKQLVLLPQANISTLHAFCMTVIKRFYYLIDLDPVFRLLSDETEKLLLQEEVWSQLREAYYANDDEDFFKLTENFGSDRSDEGLTDLVMRLYQFSCAAPDPTCWLDDLPQNYQAAEGFQETALYQTGIKPTVLAELELAVENYEQAIVICQNEEKFVKDVELLKGQLGQVKQLQEALLADDMTALFAQIEGLDLKTNIRKKRGELADLSLHVKELQKTAKDSVTQVVSYFPYPEEIINELLAKSYELVLKMSEVTKAFSRAYTQKKLAKGVLDFNDLEHYTLAILQVVDSPATAYYKAKFSEVMVDEYQDINRLQEAILSYVRDNTENAGNMFMVGDVKQSIYAFRLADPTLFIEKYNDYGDEKNGRRIVLAENFRSRKEVLDFTNLVFEQLMDEQVGQINYDEAAALTPGFPNFPASDAFHTELLLFEKGTKDAVKHFETRQAGEIQLTALKIKELIFQSFKIYDKDKKKMRPLEYGDIVLLTPTKGNNQVIVDTFYDLGIPLEITDAESYFQTTEIQTIISLLKIIDNPYNDIPLASVLRSPIVGLLEDELAQIRLQNKNGFYYEALIAYGNYGEKEQLKEKIKVFLTQLKSWRAFSKRNALPDLIWRLYEESAYLDYCLGLPNGIQRHANLIALVERAKNYEKSNFRGLYQFISLIEKMQEKDLDLAEPATKSVENAVRVMTIHGSKGLEFPIVFLLDMARDINRLDFNRNYIFEEQLGAGIKYVDQQRQVSYETMPYQGIKQVRLNKAFSEEMRKLYVAVTRAEQKLYLVGSYENKETALQSWQMALTQEKRVLNPALRLKGSHVLLNWVGMTLMRHPDMEAVFSEAKDRSYTVNSPAHFTIHWFNQEEVKNWRENYAGSVLSPLEQTSKESMEPDLTVVKERLDFIYPYEKATQTTSYQSVTEIKRVFEDPDNTQENRLDWQSNLEKQTTINRYTAENLTTPRFISETKTDAASVGTATHTVLQLLDLKEAPTEAKLEQFIAKLVAEKILTTELAGEVSVPDILWFFETPLGQKLIAQHEKLHREEPFAMLQKTTAIFNDYDNKDDELLIHGIIDGYILTDEILLYDFKTDHLWEGNKEQLVKRYQGQINLYRKALMETYDCPVTEAYLVFLKGRKIISLL